From the genome of Flavobacterium luteolum, one region includes:
- a CDS encoding T9SS-dependent choice-of-anchor J family protein yields MKKLYFSRHLLALLCFFCLFSGNLFAQITIRTSLPIREEFNDLNGGTSVVYPLGFQGWTAGNTNGSGITNYVTSGVIIADKALTAGGKANSGTGNVYNYDGKIGFLNSGTNDYAIALAFSTEQKASIEIQYDALVIRNPYGTVSGSTTSSRINEFALQYRVGTTADFVTLSDTYFRNNTTPRMDETTLPQSSHITVMLPAECNNQPVVQVRWISRQISGGGSRPAFAIDNVDVKVFSDLDAPINVTGYPKVTNILADSFDFISKINEKGKTYYVLLPNGSSTPTIAQIKAGQNAEGASALQSGFLDITDPTQEYVKSFAGLNLNTTYSVFSISEDSYNNTQIVFSKLDATTAIAPVLSTTIASLDLGASEANYDSKVLSYQVGATDLTQDVVLAASANFVISKDNATFGSSITFALADFASNATPTVYVKFTPTSVGSFTGSITHETAGGTTKIVSLSGSGTNPYIQGFNDPNVLANSGWSQYNEAGPLNKWSHTILSRNVNSGTGSVLINGFSENGASKDWLISPRLRLDNFSQIPLLSFYSRQFYNGPSLKLMVSTDYDGVSAPNTATWIELDGKFPGNTGTYTKSQYINLTAYKTDHTYLAWVYETASGGSGNAAEFSFDDFAITNESQYVDSNPILDFADVSPNSITASQSFIFRAAGYGDIAIQAPGSYQLSLDNTSFTSSIVVSSADALAGKTIYARFAPTTKEPTISGALTVTGTSLNKQIGSFTGSSILKSETFDVVTYNLEFFGSDNPSNGPTDNALQIANVAKVMNKLNADVYVVQEVSSDTAIDDLIQKLNINGKTFEKTISPIWSYSWDPTSDPTFPPQKLVVIYNTQTATLKKTRVMFKEFYDELVAGTKTLANYPLPASNPPVHPSSGFFSSGRLPYIVTLETNLNGVKNEIKLIDVHARANSGSDMTTYTRRKYDTQVFKDSLDAHYPNDNLIILGDYNDDVKKSVFGTNNPSTYENFVTDTSNYKALTLEISQAGAFSFLSSGGFLDHIMISNELFDQYIDQSTAVYDPRNDILNYTTTTSDHGPVIARFQLKQDVLSTPDFGAKNKYFVKAYPNPATDVLSFDIKTATQGRDLKIRLYDFNGRAIGNSINVKNESEVSTAVVAVGNLVSGVYFYTVTENNKVIFKDKIIKK; encoded by the coding sequence ATGAAAAAACTCTACTTTTCGCGCCATCTTTTGGCTCTTTTATGTTTTTTTTGCCTTTTTTCTGGTAATCTTTTTGCTCAGATTACGATAAGAACTTCACTTCCTATAAGAGAAGAATTTAACGATTTAAATGGTGGTACTTCTGTAGTATATCCACTTGGATTTCAAGGATGGACCGCAGGAAATACAAATGGTTCTGGTATTACAAATTATGTTACATCTGGTGTAATTATAGCAGATAAGGCTTTAACGGCTGGAGGAAAAGCGAATTCTGGTACAGGAAATGTTTATAATTATGATGGAAAAATTGGTTTTCTAAATTCTGGAACTAATGATTATGCAATTGCTCTTGCTTTTTCAACAGAACAAAAAGCAAGTATTGAAATTCAATATGATGCTTTGGTAATTCGTAATCCGTACGGTACAGTAAGTGGTTCAACTACAAGTTCTCGTATCAATGAATTTGCTTTACAATACCGAGTTGGTACTACGGCAGATTTTGTAACGTTGTCTGATACTTATTTTCGCAATAATACCACCCCACGCATGGATGAAACTACGTTACCACAAAGTAGTCATATAACAGTAATGTTACCTGCGGAATGTAATAATCAACCTGTAGTTCAAGTGCGATGGATTTCTAGACAAATTTCCGGAGGAGGCTCTCGTCCAGCTTTTGCCATTGATAATGTTGATGTAAAAGTTTTTAGCGATCTAGATGCGCCAATTAATGTTACCGGCTATCCAAAGGTTACTAATATCTTAGCTGATAGTTTTGACTTTATCAGTAAAATAAATGAGAAAGGAAAAACATATTATGTGTTATTGCCTAATGGCAGTTCAACACCAACAATTGCACAGATAAAGGCAGGACAGAATGCGGAAGGAGCTTCAGCCTTACAGTCTGGTTTTTTAGATATTACAGATCCTACTCAAGAATATGTAAAGAGTTTTGCTGGATTGAATTTAAATACCACTTACTCTGTTTTTTCTATTTCAGAAGATTCTTATAATAATACACAAATTGTATTTAGTAAATTAGATGCTACTACTGCTATTGCGCCAGTTTTATCGACTACAATAGCTTCTTTAGATTTAGGAGCATCAGAAGCAAATTATGATTCAAAAGTTTTAAGTTATCAAGTTGGAGCAACAGATTTAACACAAGATGTTGTTTTAGCCGCATCAGCAAACTTTGTAATATCTAAAGATAATGCCACGTTTGGATCTTCTATTACTTTTGCATTGGCCGATTTTGCTTCAAATGCAACACCAACAGTTTATGTAAAATTCACTCCAACTTCAGTTGGAAGTTTTACAGGTTCAATAACTCATGAAACAGCAGGAGGCACAACAAAAATAGTTAGTCTGTCTGGAAGCGGAACAAACCCATATATACAAGGTTTTAATGATCCAAATGTTTTAGCAAATAGCGGATGGTCACAATACAATGAGGCGGGACCTTTGAATAAATGGTCACATACTATTCTTTCACGTAATGTTAATTCTGGAACTGGTTCGGTTTTAATAAACGGATTTTCAGAAAATGGAGCAAGCAAAGATTGGCTGATTTCTCCGAGATTACGTTTAGATAATTTTAGTCAAATTCCATTATTATCTTTTTACTCTCGTCAATTTTACAATGGACCATCTTTAAAATTAATGGTTTCAACAGATTATGATGGAGTAAGCGCGCCAAATACAGCAACATGGATAGAATTAGATGGTAAATTCCCTGGAAATACAGGAACTTATACAAAATCTCAGTATATAAATTTAACAGCTTATAAAACAGATCACACTTATTTGGCTTGGGTTTACGAAACAGCTTCGGGAGGAAGTGGTAATGCAGCAGAATTCTCTTTCGATGACTTTGCTATTACAAATGAATCGCAATACGTAGATTCAAATCCGATTTTAGATTTCGCAGATGTAAGTCCAAATTCAATTACTGCTAGTCAGTCCTTTATTTTCAGAGCCGCAGGTTATGGTGATATTGCTATTCAGGCTCCAGGTTCGTACCAATTGTCATTAGATAATACTTCATTTACTTCAAGTATTGTTGTTTCTTCAGCCGATGCTTTAGCAGGAAAAACAATTTATGCAAGATTTGCGCCAACCACAAAAGAACCAACAATTTCTGGAGCATTAACAGTAACAGGAACATCTCTGAACAAACAAATTGGTTCATTTACAGGATCTTCTATATTAAAATCAGAAACTTTTGATGTGGTTACTTATAATTTAGAATTTTTTGGTTCAGATAATCCTAGTAACGGACCCACAGACAATGCCTTGCAAATTGCAAATGTGGCAAAAGTGATGAATAAATTAAATGCCGATGTATATGTGGTTCAGGAAGTTTCTAGCGATACAGCTATAGACGATTTAATTCAAAAGTTAAATATCAACGGTAAAACATTTGAGAAAACTATCTCGCCAATTTGGTCGTATTCTTGGGATCCAACTTCAGATCCAACTTTTCCACCTCAAAAATTAGTGGTTATTTATAATACTCAAACAGCTACATTGAAAAAAACTCGAGTAATGTTTAAAGAGTTTTACGATGAATTGGTTGCAGGAACCAAAACTTTAGCAAATTACCCGTTGCCTGCAAGTAATCCGCCAGTACACCCAAGTTCAGGATTCTTCTCTTCAGGTCGTTTACCTTATATCGTAACTTTAGAAACTAATCTTAATGGAGTTAAAAATGAAATCAAACTGATAGATGTTCATGCTAGAGCAAACAGCGGATCTGATATGACAACTTACACGAGACGTAAGTATGATACGCAAGTTTTTAAAGACAGTTTAGATGCACATTATCCAAATGATAATTTAATTATTTTGGGAGATTACAACGATGATGTGAAAAAATCAGTTTTTGGTACAAACAATCCTTCGACTTACGAAAACTTTGTAACAGATACGAGCAATTATAAAGCACTAACTTTAGAAATAAGTCAGGCTGGTGCTTTTAGTTTTTTAAGCTCAGGTGGGTTTTTAGATCATATTATGATTTCTAATGAATTATTTGATCAATATATAGATCAGTCAACTGCAGTTTACGATCCAAGAAATGATATTCTAAATTATACCACAACAACTTCAGATCACGGACCAGTAATTGCTCGTTTCCAATTAAAACAAGACGTGCTTTCTACACCAGATTTTGGAGCGAAAAATAAATATTTCGTAAAAGCTTATCCAAACCCTGCGACAGATGTTTTGAGTTTTGATATCAAAACAGCAACGCAAGGAAGAGATCTAAAAATTAGATTGTATGATTTTAATGGTCGTGCAATTGGAAATTCAATCAATGTTAAAAATGAATCTGAAGTTAGTACAGCAGTTGTTGCTGTTGGGAATCTAGTTTCTGGAGTTTATTTCTACACGGTTACAGAAAATAATAAAGTGATTTTTAAAGATAAAATCATCAAGAAATAA